The genomic region CTTCTGCTGACTGCGGCATGTCAGCTGTCTGTAAGGGTGGTAGGCTGCATTGGGGGATAATCAGGAGCCATGGCATTTGGTGGAGGGCCAGTAGGGCAGAGCCGTGGGtcctgctggggctgcaggcaTTTAGGGAATtgggtgcccccaccccccagccacgGTACCAGCAGCTTGACCAGCTCCGCCTTGTGCATGGGCTGTAGGTCATCTATGCAGGACTTGAGCTCAGTCAGTGCTGCCTTGGCATCTGCATTGACGTTGTACTTGCCCAGGGGCCCCTCGTATAGCTCCTCTGGGGACCCCACCAGCAGCGTTTGCAGGAATTCCATGAAAAACTCACCGCTGTCCTCCCCGGTGGCCAGCCCTGTATGGTGGGAGCGGGATGACACCAGGACAGGAGGATTGCATTCCAGCCCATGACCCCAGACTTCCCAGCACTCCAGCCTCAGCATCCAGACCTTCTGCACCAACTCCCATCTCACCT from Zalophus californianus isolate mZalCal1 chromosome 11, mZalCal1.pri.v2, whole genome shotgun sequence harbors:
- the SCGB1C1 gene encoding secretoglobin family 1C member 1, producing MKGSSTLLLVALTLLCSCGLATGEDSGEFFMEFLQTLLVGSPEELYEGPLGKYNVNADAKAALTELKSCIDDLQPMHKAELVKLLVQVLGSEDDA